The nucleotide window ACGTGATGGACATTCTGCCGACGCTGCTCGAGGCCACCGGCAGCGCGCCCCTTACCGAGGTCAACGGCCAGGCCGCCCGCCCACTCGAAGGCGAGTCGTTCCTGCCGTGCCTGCTGGGACGGTGCTGGGCGCGCGCGCAGCCGCTCTTCTTCGAACACGAAGGCAACGCCGCCGTGCGCACGGGCCACTTCAAGCTGGTCCGGCAGCACGGTCAACCCTGGGAGCTCTACGACATGGCGGTTGACCGCACCGAGCTCACCGACCTCGCCGGACAACTCGGCGCGCGCGAGCGGGCACTGCAGGCGGACTACGCGCGCTGGGCCGACGCGAACGCGGTGCTGGATTGGTCGGTTGCACTGCCGCGGTTGTTGAACGCCTGGGGCCTCTCGAGCGTCGACGGCTGACACCGATCCCACTGCACGGAGGACATGGCATGCACCACAGCGGCCGCTGCCACTGCGGCAAGATACGCTTCCAGTTCGACGCCGACCCGATCGAGAGCGGCTTGCGCTGCAACTGTTCGCTGTGCGTGCGAAAGGGCGCGACCATGACCGCGTTCACGGTGGCGCCCGACGCGCTGCAAATCGACGCCGCCCCCGACGTACTCGGTACCTACCGCTTCGGCACCGAGACGGCGACGCACTACTTCTGCCAACGCTGCGGCATCTACCCCTTCCACCACCCGGCGTCTGCACCGACGCACTACCGCATCAACATCGGCTGCCTCGACGGCGTCGACGCGGCGGCATTGCCGTTCAGCGTGTACGACGGGGCGTCGCTGTGACGC belongs to Pseudomonadota bacterium and includes:
- a CDS encoding GFA family protein; this translates as MHHSGRCHCGKIRFQFDADPIESGLRCNCSLCVRKGATMTAFTVAPDALQIDAAPDVLGTYRFGTETATHYFCQRCGIYPFHHPASAPTHYRINIGCLDGVDAAALPFSVYDGASL